In a single window of the Antedon mediterranea chromosome 1, ecAntMedi1.1, whole genome shotgun sequence genome:
- the LOC140040482 gene encoding uncharacterized protein — METMSCTGHTVESSKSLKASKFNEEVYENCLSSTVHDLEGTIDESLEDELNDLIKESQKCLEFYIDNTDLTTNTLNVPKTTSCLLTEEYKAEDAQVSTNINVVECNELLENNITRSGINESNSVLTVRNCEKRKTKLEEDPGVLKYSDFRSSDPILPDSLESTDTTPRNSFVGNTTSELEEDPGVSKYSDFRSSDPILPDSLESTDTTPKNSFVGNTTSALEEDPGVSKYSDFRSSDPILPDSLESTDTTPRNSFVGNTTSELEEDPGVLKYSDFRSSDPILPDCSESTDTTPRNSFSEDSSSGLEEGDNMRWKKKGDHPEYSKEEFMEEYSRQTSSKNSQKKARNPARKDSVQNNNVFEVEQTQQASGMNQNTTQLKHYPDALENRELTTNSSDLQHQKVQTGFGGGIFIAPPKPPRIQSQLSESSIENDIQSNPPKTNRSMSLPTPPPKPRRRSVKDEKGNEAEHLGSATQVDINQSQITMRSMGQQNGSDLVRRDHSETDYRTANHQLSCDVGDSPVGNNNEDKIVIRNKQTDSCRSEIVKEHRKQSLKQLATPDFPDDGYLRDDITNDQYEDSDTDDQYFDAEMHFRGWTWVYIGDDDELNAKLQSQGHDYKNNKEEDDAFKDDTSSISTTASEKEFKIQVKTSIVRKCSEIDYQRVSMYARERDICLNKKNGLFGLRIQRSRPVVVTEVDKGGAAEEAGIKVGDVILSINGNDVSRAPHSEVVKLASSQNEKDELMLVVGTNVCNSLNVASDQAVMSGYMYKRGDSGIMQSWKRRWFVLKQDNCLYYYKTQQDIDPLGAIVLANYTVAKAFNIDKPFAFKLKKFKAKTYYFYTQSKEEFNRWTSDITDATHQTINSNIWMGISSHNVQISALSINNPECTGYLTKQGAHRKNWKRRFFVLKDACMYYYENNSSQKAIGVVHFHGYTIQEIGTNNKKFLFDLIPPELELRTYHFQADHETDRKRWVAALALSIGKWIRTDICNSDDEEDCEMLI, encoded by the exons ATGGAAACTATGTCATGCACTGGACATACAGTCG AATCATCCAAAAGTTTGAAAGCAAGTAAATTTAATGAGGAAGTGTACGAGAATTGTTTATCTTCAACAGTTCATGATTTAGAAGGCACAATTGATGAATCTCTTGAAGATGAACTCAATGATTTGATTAAGGAATCTCAGAAGTGCTTGGAGTTTTATATAGATAATACTGACTTAACAACAAACACTTTAAATGTACCAAAAACAACATCTTGTTTATTAACTGAAGAATATAAAGCAGAGGATGCACAAGTcagtacaaatataaatgttgttgAATGCAATGAATTATTAGAAAACAACATTACCAGAAGTGGAATCAATGAATCAAATTCTGTTTTGACAGTTCGTAATTGTGaaaaaagaaagacaaaatTAGAAGAAGACCCTGGTGTTTTAAAATATTCTGATTTTAGATCTTCTGATCCAATCTTGCCAGATAGTTTAGAAAGTACTGACACAACTCCAAGGAATTCATTTGTGGGGAATACTACATCTGAATTAGAAGAAGACCCTGGTGTTTCAAAATATTCTGATTTCAGATCTTCTGATCCAATCTTGCCAGATAGTTTAGAAAGTACTGACACAACTCCAAAGAATTCATTTGTGGGGAATACTACATCTGCATTAGAAGAAGACCCTGGTGTTTCAAAATATTCTGATTTTAGATCTTCTGATCCAATCTTGCCAGATAGTTTAGAAAGTACTGACACAACTCCAAGGAATTCATTTGTGGGGAATACTACATCTGAATTAGAAGAAGACCCTggtgttttaaaatattcagATTTCAGATCTTCTGATCCAATCTTGCCAGATTGTTCAGAAAGTACTGACACCACTCCTAGGAATTCATTTTCAGAAGATTCCTCATCTGGGTTAGAAGAAGGAGACAACATGAGGTGGAAAAAGAAAGGAGACCATCCAGAGTATTCAAAGGAGGAGTTCATGGAGGAATATTCTAGACAAACAAGCTCTAAGAATTCACAGAAAAAAGCTAGAAATCCAGCTAGAAAGGACTCTGTTcaaaataacaatgtatttGAAGTTGAACAAACACAACAGGCCAGTGGCATGAACCAAAATACTACACAATTGAAACATTATCCTGACGCTTTAGAAAATAGAGAATTGACTACAAATTCAAGTGACTTACAGCACCAAAAGGTACAAACAGGATTTGGCGGAGGAATTTTTATTGCACCACCAAAACCACCAAGAATTCAGTCTCAACTGAGTGAATCGTCAATAGAAAATGATATACAGTCAAATCCACCTAAAACAAACAGGAGTATGAGTTTACCAACACCACCACCAAAGCCCAGGAGGAGATCAGTAAAAGATGAAAAGGGCAATGAGGCAGAACATTTGGGATCAGCTACACAAGTAGATATAAATCAATCACAAATTACTATGAGATCAATGGGTCAGCAGAATGGAAGTGACCTTGTTAGAAGGGATCATTCAGAAACAGACTACAGAACAGCAAACCATCAACTGTCTTGTGATGTGGGTGATTCACCAGTTGGAAACAACAATGAAGATAAAATAGTCATACGCAATAAACAAACAGACAGTTGTCGTTCAGAAATCGTTAAAGAACATCGTAAACAGAGTTTGAAACAATTAGCAACACCAGACTTTCCTGATGATGGTTATTTGAGAGATGACATTACCAATGATCAATATGAAGATTCTGATACTGATGATCAATACTTTGATGCTGAAATGCACTTTCGTGGTTGGACGTGGGTGTACattggtgatgatgatgaattaaATGCTAAGTTGCAGAGTCAAGGTCATg ATTATAAGAATAATAAAGAAGAAGATGATGCGTTTAAAGATGATACAAGTTCTATCTCAACTACAGCCTCAGAAAAAGAGTTCAAAATACAAGTTAAAACAAGCATTGTACGAAAATGCTCTGAGATTGACTATCAAAGAGTGTCTATGTATG CAAGGGAAAGAGATATATGTTTAAATAAGAAGAATGGTCTATTTGGTCTGCGTATTCAAAGAAGTCGCCCTGTTGTTGTGACTGAGGTTGATAAAG GTGGTGCAGCTGAAGAAGCAGGAATTAAAGTTGGTGATGTAATTCTTAGTATTAATGGAAATGATGTTAGCAGAGCACCGCATTCTGAGGTTGTTAAGCTTGCATCAAGTCAAAATG agaAGGATGAGTTAATGTTAGTAGTTGGCACAAATGTATGCAACAGTTTAAATGTTGCTTCAGATCAAGCAGTGATGTCGGGTTATATGTACAAGAGAGGTGACAGTGGAATAATGCAGTCCTGGAAGAGACGGTGGTTTGTTCTTAAACAAGACAACTGCTTGTACTATTACAAAACTCAACAG GATATAGATCCACTAGGTGCAATTGTTCTTGCCAATTACACTGTTGCAAAAGCATTCAACATTGATAAACCATTTGCATTCAAGCTGAAGAAGTTTAAAGCTAAAACATATTACTTTTACACTCAATCTAAAGAGGAATTCAACAG ATGGACTTCTGATATCACCGATGCTACACATCAAACTATAAATTCTAATATTTGGATGGGAATCAGTTCACATAATGTTCAAATTTCAGCATTATCAATTAATAACCCTGAATGTACAGGATACTTAACAAAGCAAGGTGCACATCGTAAGAACTGGAAGCGTAGATTCTTTGTCCTCAAAGATGCATGCATGTATTATTATGAGAATAACAGTTCTCAAAAAGCTATTG gtGTTGTTCATTTCCATGGTTACACAATCCAAGAAATTGGTACAAATAATAAGAAGTTTTTGTTTGACTTAATACCCCCTGAACTAGAGCTAAGAACATACCATTTCCAGGCAGACCATGAAACTGACCGAAAACG ATGGGTAGCAGCGTTGGCATTGTCAATAGGCAAGTGGATCAGAACAGATATCTGTAACTCAGATGATGAGGAAGATTGTGAGATGCTCATTTGA
- the LOC140040506 gene encoding uncharacterized protein, whose product MNVDNALQELGMLSVVTDSRKQFLLEKSRKNERERKNERESKKSSSSYQVLCMNPTFVTGLGPIKYVPQEGITESDEAQKSPSCSTTTRMERQENYSKATRERRFRKYYLKPYYNPRRFETKMETDEDDVTFTENSNQSNLACIRSIRRRRSKSLDDIKLVKDVQQKKDVEKVAKVMQNLTVK is encoded by the coding sequence ATGAATGTGGATAATGCTCTGCAGGAATTGGGCATGCTCAGTGTTGTAACAGACAGCCGTAAACAATTTCTGCTGGAGAAAAGTAGGAAAAATGAAAGAGAAAGGAAAAATGAAAGAGAAAGCAAAAAAAGTTCTTCCAGTTACCAAGTTCTTTGCATGAATCCAACATTTGTTACAGGTTTGGGCCCCATCAAATATGTTCCACAAGAAGGAATAACTGAAAGCGATGAAGCTCAGAAAAGTCCCAGTTGTTCAACAACAACAAGAATGGAGAGGCAAGAGAACTATAGTAAAGCTACCCGGGAAAGGCGATTTAGAAAGTATTATCTCAAGCCGTATTACAATCCAAGACGTTTTGAGACAAAAATGGAAACTGATGAGGATGATGTCACATTCACAGAGAATTCTAACCAATCAAACCTTGCTTGTATTAGATCTATACGTCGTAGAAGATCAAAATCTCTAGATGACATTAAACTTGTAAAAGATGTACAGCAAAAGAAAGATGTTGAAAAAGTTGCTAAAGTTATGCAAAATCTAACTGTAAAGTAA
- the LOC140040496 gene encoding tRNA-uridine aminocarboxypropyltransferase 1-like, which translates to MDEDRRASGGLLLKNLKLASHSILESMNGRSPCPNCKASRKFYCYTCYVPVEELKDKVPQVKLPLKIDIIKHPKEIDGKSTAVHAGLISPNDVTIYTFPCIPDFESSEKVVLVFPSKDAVKLDDIFKVPKDDKKEGKEDDKKEGKEDDKKEGVKEQIDSSFTRVVFIDSTWNQSNQIFRDERLKGLPCIILNSRETCFWRTQKDKPNTYLATIEAIYYFLVDYHNLTHDDIPYDGRYDNLLYFYAFMYKVVEKSNEEKKHEGMENIRKRKRQDWEEKIRNKKLDNLDDVEKEKCKQNNDDSNKKAGSS; encoded by the exons ATGGATGAAGATAGAAGAGCCAGTGGGGGTTTGCTTCTTAAAAACTTGAAATTAGCATCGCATTCTATCCTCGAGTCAATGAATGGACGATCTCCATGTCCAAATTGCAAAGCATCAAGAAAGTTTTATTGCTATACTTGTTATGTACCGGTTGAAGAACTCAAAGATAAAGTTCCACAAGTAAAG TTACCATTAAAAATTGACATAATAAAACATCCAAAAGAAATAGATGGCAAAAGCACAGCAGTACATGCTGGGTTAATATCACCCAATGATGTTACTATCTACACCTTTCCATGTATTCCAGATTTTGAGTCATCTGAAAAG GTAGTGCTCGTTTTTCCATCTAAAGATGCTGTGAAATTAGACGATATTTTTAAAGTGCCAAAAGACGACAAAAAAGAGGGAAAGGAAGACGACAAAAAAGAGGGAAAGGAAGACGACAAAAAAGAGGGTGTGAAAGAGCAAATAGATTCCTCTTTCACACGTGTTGTTTTTATTGACAGTACTTGGAATCAAAGTAATCAAATATTCAGAGATGAAAGATTGAAAG GTTTACCTTGTATAATACTGAACAGTAGAGAAACCTGCTTTTGGAGAACACAAAAGGACAAGCCAAACACTTACCTAGCAACTATAGAAGCCATTTATTATTTTCTCGTTGATTATCACAATCTAACGCACGACGATATTCCATATGACGGCCGCTATGATAATCTTCTGTATTTTTACGCGTTTATGTACAAAGTGGTTGAAAAAAGTAATGAGGAGAAAAAACATGAGGGAATGGAAAATATAAGAAAACGAAAACGACAAGATTGGGAAGAGAAAATAAGAAATAAGAAACTTGACAATTTAGATGATGTAGAAAAAgagaaatgtaaacaaaataatgatgatTCGAACAAAAAAGCAGGTTCTTCATAA
- the LOC140050215 gene encoding uncharacterized protein — MFRVPLYTQLRVVLVLVSWCWFCRSQVCDPRPCLNYGICTENQDGSFTCDCRGTGYLGETCNIRNPCVPSPCRNYGVCSIVDDEAYCSCGGTGYVGELCNEDDPCSPSPCENNGDCVRNGSASFICECAGTGYRGHLCREDDVCSPSPCNGGVCSYSDKQPGFTCDCQGTGKRGQLCDENDSCRPNPCRNYGLCERLSETAFKCHCNSTSYLGDLCDEPDPCYPSPCYYGTFCRSFSLTDYICLCDGTGYAGVHCEKDNPCIPNPCQNDGTCRLDEEYNMLCNCTKGFEGSTCGIGPPKIMESTTEMTTNYRIYDVTKTPWNTDDVRTSDAVKSTNDDRMITASEETLPPIGQSPPTGVGTSSMLKSHLLVIVILYHLTVTVQ; from the exons ATGTTTCGAGTTCCACTTTACACACAATTAAGAGTTGTATTGGTGTTGGTATCTTGG TGCTGGTTTTGTAGAAGTCAGG TATGTGATCCTCGGCCGTGTTTAAACTATGGTATTTGTACCGAAAATCAGGATGGTTCGTTTACATGTGACTGCCGAGGTACTGGATATCTAGGAGAAACTTGTAACATAA GAAATCCATGCGTACCTTCACCATGTCGAAATTACGGAGTGTGTTCAATTGTTGACGATGAGGCATATTGTTCGTGTGGTGGCACAGGCTACGTTGGAGAATTATGTAACGAAG ACGATCCATGTTCGCCTAGTCCATGTGAGAACAATGGTGATTGTGTTCGTAATGGTTCTGCCTCCTTTATATGTGAATGTGCCGGTACTGGATACAGGGGACATCTCTGTCGAGAGG ACGATGTGTGTTCTCCAAGCCCTTGTAATGGTGGAGTTTGTTCTTATTCTGACAAACAACCTGGTTTTACCTGTGACTGTCAAGGAACCGGAAAGCGAGGACAACTATGTGATGAAA acgACTCGTGCAGACCAAATCCGTGCAGAAATTATGGTTTATGTGAACGTCTTTCGGAAACGGCATTTAAATGTCACTGCAATAGCACATCATACTTAGGAGATTTGTGTGACGAAC CTGACCCATGCTACCCGTCACCTTGCTACTATGGAACGTTTTGTAGAAGTTTTTCGCTGACGGATTATATATGTCTGTGTGACGGCACAGGTTACGCTGGTGTTCATTGTGAAAAAG ACAACCCATGTATACCGAATCCCTGTCAAAATGACGGAACGTGCAGGTTAGACGAGGAGTATAACATGTTATGTAACTGTACGAAAGGATTTGAAGGCAGTACATGCGGCA taggCCCACCCAAAATAATGGAAAGCACTACGGAAATGACCACGAATTACCGCATTTATGACGTCACCAAGACGCCATGGAATACGGATGACGTCAGAACGAGTGACGCTGTGAAATCTACGAATGACGATAGAATGATAACAGCGAGCGAGGAAACACTGCCACCAATCGGTCAATCACCACCCACTGGTGTTGGAACGTCGTCTATGTTAAAATCACATCTTttagttattgttattttatatcatttaacGGTTACGGTACAATAG